The Actinomadura graeca nucleotide sequence CCCCAACGCCCGCACCGACGAGGACATCCGGGCCGCGAACCAGCCGCTCTGGGACTTCTTCGGCGAGGCCATCGACCGGCGGCGCGCCGAGGGCGTCGAAGGACGCCGCGACGTCATCAGCGCGATGCTCCGCACCACCTACGACGGCCGCGAGCCCACCCGCGACGAGATGATCAACGCGCTGTTCGTGTCCATGCTGGCGAGCCTGGACACCACCACGGCCGCGCTCAGCCTGATCTTCCTGCACCTCGCGGCGCACCCGGAGATCCAGGAGCTGATCCCCGCGTCCCCGGACAAGGTGCCGGCCATCGCCGAGGAACTGCTGCGCCACTCGCCGGTCTCCTCCACCGGGCGGCTGGTCACGCGGGACGTCGAGCGGCACGGCGTGGTGCTGCGCAAGGGCGACCGGGTGCTGCTGTCGTGGGGCCTGTCGGGGCTCGACCCGGACGTCTTCGACCGTCCCGACGAGGTCGACTTCGACCGGACGCAGACCCGGCACCTGGCGTTCGGCGCCGGGCCGCACCGCTGCCTCGGCATGCACGTCGCCCGCCGCATCATCAGGATCGCGCTGGAGGAATGGCACGCGCGGATCCCCCGCTACGCGCTGACGCCGGGCACGACACCCGTCCACCACTACTCGCCGGCCCGCGGCGTGCTGAACCTCGACCTCACGCTGGGGGCGGGGGACCGGCCGTGAGGGTCCGCGTCGACCAGGGACGCTGCCTGGGCCACGGGCTGTGCGAGGCCCTCGCCGGCGACGTCTACGAGGTCACCGAGATGGGTTTCAACGAGATGGGCGAGTTCGAGGTGGCGGACTCGCTG carries:
- a CDS encoding cytochrome P450, which gives rise to MTKPVGAGAAAAQAPETLDERIEHWSLYQPWLQQDPISHWNEVRDHAPIVRSEEAGGFWILTRYEDIEWAAKNPEIFSSAQVGIPHRTVFPAKQIPIQLDGDEHRKWRQTLSDLFNPGVVNHFAPQIRQAAVDSIGPIAEKGHCEFVSEFATALPAETFLITFGIGREHLKALLDHKTWLRREGIPNARTDEDIRAANQPLWDFFGEAIDRRRAEGVEGRRDVISAMLRTTYDGREPTRDEMINALFVSMLASLDTTTAALSLIFLHLAAHPEIQELIPASPDKVPAIAEELLRHSPVSSTGRLVTRDVERHGVVLRKGDRVLLSWGLSGLDPDVFDRPDEVDFDRTQTRHLAFGAGPHRCLGMHVARRIIRIALEEWHARIPRYALTPGTTPVHHYSPARGVLNLDLTLGAGDRP
- a CDS encoding ferredoxin, with amino-acid sequence MRVRVDQGRCLGHGLCEALAGDVYEVTEMGFNEMGEFEVADSLRAVARKGASACPERAIALIGDETRPTARTETKEH